Proteins encoded within one genomic window of Granulicella pectinivorans:
- a CDS encoding manganese catalase family protein, with translation MYHHVKKLMYTVNIGEPNVRFGNMLLEQFGGANGELAAAMQYTIQGWNCVDDLARRDLLLDIGTEELSHLEVVGALIRMHLAPLKTNREAAEADPLVTIAGGGGVALFDSMGNAWTADYLKITGELDVDLRSNIAAEARAKIVYERLIDHTDDPGSIDTLQFLMTREITHMKAFSAALESLEKNPFSIGRLKPTPGIVDEYFNASTGDGNERDHDMRGPWTSSFGLHPVDSEMAGGKGLSVGDINGAIPGEDRGKQDSAQKARTSVAEKSIGKTKAPVAKKK, from the coding sequence ATGTATCACCACGTCAAAAAACTCATGTACACCGTTAATATCGGTGAGCCGAACGTCCGCTTTGGCAACATGCTCCTCGAGCAGTTCGGCGGAGCCAACGGCGAACTCGCCGCCGCCATGCAATACACCATCCAGGGATGGAACTGCGTCGACGATCTCGCCCGCCGCGATCTCCTCCTCGACATCGGCACCGAAGAGCTCTCTCACCTCGAAGTCGTCGGCGCCCTCATCCGCATGCACCTCGCCCCCCTCAAGACCAACCGCGAAGCCGCCGAGGCCGACCCGCTCGTCACCATCGCCGGCGGCGGTGGCGTCGCCCTTTTCGACTCCATGGGCAACGCCTGGACCGCCGATTACCTCAAGATCACCGGCGAACTCGACGTCGACCTCCGCTCCAACATCGCCGCTGAGGCCCGCGCCAAGATCGTCTACGAGCGCCTCATCGACCACACCGACGACCCCGGCTCCATTGACACCCTGCAGTTCCTGATGACTCGTGAGATTACCCACATGAAGGCCTTCTCCGCAGCCCTCGAGTCCCTCGAAAAGAACCCCTTCTCCATCGGTCGACTCAAGCCCACACCCGGTATTGTCGACGAGTACTTCAACGCCTCCACCGGCGACGGCAACGAGCGGGATCACGATATGCGCGGTCCCTGGACCTCGTCCTTTGGTCTCCACCCCGTCGACTCCGAGATGGCAGGCGGTAAGGGCCTCTCCGTAGGCGACATCAACGGAGCCATCCCAGGCGAAGATCGCGGTAAGCAGGATTCCGCCCAGAAGGCCCGCACCTCGGTAGCCGAGAAGTCCATCGGCAAAACCAAGGCCCCTGTCGCAAAAAAGAAGTAG